The Acidiferrobacter thiooxydans sequence GGAGATCGTCCATATTTTGGGTCATGGCGAACACACCGCCGGCGAACTCGTCGAGAAAACCGGCCTCTCCAAGGCCAATGTCTCTCAGCATGTCGGCATCCTGAAGGCCCGGGGGCTTATTCATTGCGAAAAGCGCGGGACCTTCTGCCATTATCGGCTAACGGACCCAGGGGTACTGGATACCTGCGAGCAGATCCGCCACCTCATTCTCGATCGCATGGAACTTTCCTCCCGGCACCGCACCGAACTTACACGCGCAAAGGCCCCCGTGCGCGGCAAATCGCATCCATGAACGTGGGCGCGCACGCAAGGCGCGGCATCGCCATCAATATCGGGCAGTTCAGTCTTCAGACCGTCCAGGTGTTTTTCGTGGGACTCATCATGGGCATGGAGCGGACCGTGCTGCCGACCATGAGCCGCGACTTCGGCGTGCGACCCCACGCCTTCTTCTTCCTGGCATCGTTTGTCATCTCCTTTGGTCTCGTGAAG is a genomic window containing:
- a CDS encoding ArsR/SmtB family transcription factor; amino-acid sequence: MGEDIRFTLFAEVFAALAHPKRLEIVHILGHGEHTAGELVEKTGLSKANVSQHVGILKARGLIHCEKRGTFCHYRLTDPGVLDTCEQIRHLILDRMELSSRHRTELTRAKAPVRGKSHP